A section of the Triticum dicoccoides isolate Atlit2015 ecotype Zavitan chromosome 7A, WEW_v2.0, whole genome shotgun sequence genome encodes:
- the LOC119328777 gene encoding uncharacterized protein LOC119328777 isoform X1 gives MTIKRLISDCQDANNACPVPLVQNLIERCLQLYMNQKEVIDTLSLEAKIEPSFTELVWQKLEEENREFFKAYYLRLMLKNQITAFNKLLEDQFQLMNKDYSSGIPSMPLTNGSNSTTLKQNSCFLPESGPISAMPNGAMRNGSSGGLINGTSSGDQSIYGGKDIHGPHSGMDASTSVLPAQNASALLYGADNNGTTIKTESSYSSNADFAFCGNAFLESCQSIGDASAGSFSSSELNGQPLNDALLDMESSSFGFLSQIPQNFSFSDLTEGFNQNTEVLENYGRSPFLSSEPNNFSDSTGGEHTG, from the exons ATGACGATCAAAAGATTGATAAGTGACTGCCAAGATGCCAATAATGCTTGCCCCGTGCCATTA GTCCAGAATCTCATCGAGCGCTGTCTCCAGCTGTATATGAACCAGAAAGAAGTGATTGATACCCTCTCCCTTGAGGCCAAGATAGAACCGAGCTTTACTGAACTTG TTTGGCAAAAGCTTGAGGAAGAGAACCGTGAGTTTTTTAAGGCATACTATTTGAGGCTGATGCTTAAGAATCAAATAACGGCCTTCAACAAGCTTCTTGAGGATCAGTTCCAGCTTATGAACAAAGACTATTCTTCGGGAATCCCTTCTATGCCTCTCACTAATGGCTCCAACTCCACAACAT TGAAGCAAAACTCGTGCTTTTTACCAGAGTCTGGTCCCATATCTGCTATGCCAAATGGTGCGATGCGCAACGGAAGTTCAGGTGGTTTAATAAATGGAACATCATCTGGTGATCAGTCAATTTATGGTGGCAAAGACATTCACGGTCCTCATAGTGGTATGGATGCTTCAACCAGCGTGCTACCAGCCCAGAATGCATCTGCTTTGCTGTATGGTGCAGATAATAATGGTACAACAATAAAGACAGAGTCAAGCTATTCGAGCAACGCTGATTTTGCTTTCTGTGGGAATGCTTTCCTTGAATCATGCCAATCAATTGGCGATGCCTCGGCTGGTTCCTTTAGCAGCTCAGAGTTGAACGGGCAACCACTGAATGATGCACTTTTGGATATGGAGTCATCGTCATTTGGCTTCTTGAGCCAGATTCCCCAGAATTTCAGTTTTTCAGACTTAACAGAGGGGTTCAACCAAAATACAG AAGTATTGGAGAATTATGGCAGGTCACCATTTCTCTCATCTGAGCCAAATAACTTCTCAGATTCTACAGGTGGAGAACATACAG GCTGA
- the LOC119328777 gene encoding uncharacterized protein LOC119328777 isoform X2 — protein sequence MSGEDVRKVSRQDIQLVQNLIERCLQLYMNQKEVIDTLSLEAKIEPSFTELVWQKLEEENREFFKAYYLRLMLKNQITAFNKLLEDQFQLMNKDYSSGIPSMPLTNGSNSTTLKQNSCFLPESGPISAMPNGAMRNGSSGGLINGTSSGDQSIYGGKDIHGPHSGMDASTSVLPAQNASALLYGADNNGTTIKTESSYSSNADFAFCGNAFLESCQSIGDASAGSFSSSELNGQPLNDALLDMESSSFGFLSQIPQNFSFSDLTEGFNQNTEVLENYGRSPFLSSEPNNFSDSTGGEHTG from the exons ATGTCGGGGGAGGACGTCCGCAAGGTCTCTCGCCAGGACATACAGCTC GTCCAGAATCTCATCGAGCGCTGTCTCCAGCTGTATATGAACCAGAAAGAAGTGATTGATACCCTCTCCCTTGAGGCCAAGATAGAACCGAGCTTTACTGAACTTG TTTGGCAAAAGCTTGAGGAAGAGAACCGTGAGTTTTTTAAGGCATACTATTTGAGGCTGATGCTTAAGAATCAAATAACGGCCTTCAACAAGCTTCTTGAGGATCAGTTCCAGCTTATGAACAAAGACTATTCTTCGGGAATCCCTTCTATGCCTCTCACTAATGGCTCCAACTCCACAACAT TGAAGCAAAACTCGTGCTTTTTACCAGAGTCTGGTCCCATATCTGCTATGCCAAATGGTGCGATGCGCAACGGAAGTTCAGGTGGTTTAATAAATGGAACATCATCTGGTGATCAGTCAATTTATGGTGGCAAAGACATTCACGGTCCTCATAGTGGTATGGATGCTTCAACCAGCGTGCTACCAGCCCAGAATGCATCTGCTTTGCTGTATGGTGCAGATAATAATGGTACAACAATAAAGACAGAGTCAAGCTATTCGAGCAACGCTGATTTTGCTTTCTGTGGGAATGCTTTCCTTGAATCATGCCAATCAATTGGCGATGCCTCGGCTGGTTCCTTTAGCAGCTCAGAGTTGAACGGGCAACCACTGAATGATGCACTTTTGGATATGGAGTCATCGTCATTTGGCTTCTTGAGCCAGATTCCCCAGAATTTCAGTTTTTCAGACTTAACAGAGGGGTTCAACCAAAATACAG AAGTATTGGAGAATTATGGCAGGTCACCATTTCTCTCATCTGAGCCAAATAACTTCTCAGATTCTACAGGTGGAGAACATACAG GCTGA
- the LOC119328777 gene encoding uncharacterized protein LOC119328777 isoform X3 yields MSGEDVRKVQNLIERCLQLYMNQKEVIDTLSLEAKIEPSFTELVWQKLEEENREFFKAYYLRLMLKNQITAFNKLLEDQFQLMNKDYSSGIPSMPLTNGSNSTTLKQNSCFLPESGPISAMPNGAMRNGSSGGLINGTSSGDQSIYGGKDIHGPHSGMDASTSVLPAQNASALLYGADNNGTTIKTESSYSSNADFAFCGNAFLESCQSIGDASAGSFSSSELNGQPLNDALLDMESSSFGFLSQIPQNFSFSDLTEGFNQNTEVLENYGRSPFLSSEPNNFSDSTGGEHTG; encoded by the exons ATGTCGGGGGAGGACGTCCGCAAG GTCCAGAATCTCATCGAGCGCTGTCTCCAGCTGTATATGAACCAGAAAGAAGTGATTGATACCCTCTCCCTTGAGGCCAAGATAGAACCGAGCTTTACTGAACTTG TTTGGCAAAAGCTTGAGGAAGAGAACCGTGAGTTTTTTAAGGCATACTATTTGAGGCTGATGCTTAAGAATCAAATAACGGCCTTCAACAAGCTTCTTGAGGATCAGTTCCAGCTTATGAACAAAGACTATTCTTCGGGAATCCCTTCTATGCCTCTCACTAATGGCTCCAACTCCACAACAT TGAAGCAAAACTCGTGCTTTTTACCAGAGTCTGGTCCCATATCTGCTATGCCAAATGGTGCGATGCGCAACGGAAGTTCAGGTGGTTTAATAAATGGAACATCATCTGGTGATCAGTCAATTTATGGTGGCAAAGACATTCACGGTCCTCATAGTGGTATGGATGCTTCAACCAGCGTGCTACCAGCCCAGAATGCATCTGCTTTGCTGTATGGTGCAGATAATAATGGTACAACAATAAAGACAGAGTCAAGCTATTCGAGCAACGCTGATTTTGCTTTCTGTGGGAATGCTTTCCTTGAATCATGCCAATCAATTGGCGATGCCTCGGCTGGTTCCTTTAGCAGCTCAGAGTTGAACGGGCAACCACTGAATGATGCACTTTTGGATATGGAGTCATCGTCATTTGGCTTCTTGAGCCAGATTCCCCAGAATTTCAGTTTTTCAGACTTAACAGAGGGGTTCAACCAAAATACAG AAGTATTGGAGAATTATGGCAGGTCACCATTTCTCTCATCTGAGCCAAATAACTTCTCAGATTCTACAGGTGGAGAACATACAG GCTGA
- the LOC119328777 gene encoding uncharacterized protein LOC119328777 isoform X4: MNQKEVIDTLSLEAKIEPSFTELVWQKLEEENREFFKAYYLRLMLKNQITAFNKLLEDQFQLMNKDYSSGIPSMPLTNGSNSTTLKQNSCFLPESGPISAMPNGAMRNGSSGGLINGTSSGDQSIYGGKDIHGPHSGMDASTSVLPAQNASALLYGADNNGTTIKTESSYSSNADFAFCGNAFLESCQSIGDASAGSFSSSELNGQPLNDALLDMESSSFGFLSQIPQNFSFSDLTEGFNQNTEVLENYGRSPFLSSEPNNFSDSTGGEHTG; the protein is encoded by the exons ATGAACCAGAAAGAAGTGATTGATACCCTCTCCCTTGAGGCCAAGATAGAACCGAGCTTTACTGAACTTG TTTGGCAAAAGCTTGAGGAAGAGAACCGTGAGTTTTTTAAGGCATACTATTTGAGGCTGATGCTTAAGAATCAAATAACGGCCTTCAACAAGCTTCTTGAGGATCAGTTCCAGCTTATGAACAAAGACTATTCTTCGGGAATCCCTTCTATGCCTCTCACTAATGGCTCCAACTCCACAACAT TGAAGCAAAACTCGTGCTTTTTACCAGAGTCTGGTCCCATATCTGCTATGCCAAATGGTGCGATGCGCAACGGAAGTTCAGGTGGTTTAATAAATGGAACATCATCTGGTGATCAGTCAATTTATGGTGGCAAAGACATTCACGGTCCTCATAGTGGTATGGATGCTTCAACCAGCGTGCTACCAGCCCAGAATGCATCTGCTTTGCTGTATGGTGCAGATAATAATGGTACAACAATAAAGACAGAGTCAAGCTATTCGAGCAACGCTGATTTTGCTTTCTGTGGGAATGCTTTCCTTGAATCATGCCAATCAATTGGCGATGCCTCGGCTGGTTCCTTTAGCAGCTCAGAGTTGAACGGGCAACCACTGAATGATGCACTTTTGGATATGGAGTCATCGTCATTTGGCTTCTTGAGCCAGATTCCCCAGAATTTCAGTTTTTCAGACTTAACAGAGGGGTTCAACCAAAATACAG AAGTATTGGAGAATTATGGCAGGTCACCATTTCTCTCATCTGAGCCAAATAACTTCTCAGATTCTACAGGTGGAGAACATACAG GCTGA
- the LOC119328775 gene encoding uncharacterized protein LOC119328775: MRDVTYYVRAARRQLLSWPPRAPDAAKGVRSSSARGHSPRTYACGSVSLPIQARPTEANPSVAVTTAARYSKDKGTRTSIPFYHLIPHFDFATRRRPQLPANLPGEPSALSLSVDRMVPMVTEAWTLAGCGGAASKPLPAQEVPTLLHPTAKKPTSFRAVAVASSTSQDGPGRRDAAVVGRRGGIASCLLAALALAGSSSSGGAARAAILEADDDLELLERVKEDKKKRLQKQGIINSSAAETGYLQDLVYKLSKVGQAIDKDDLAAAGDVLGPASDAPWVQNVNAAFSKFSSSSEEKSAVDTFNSSLSSLFTSVSKSDINSSKSAFVSSATALEKWVELAGLTGKLKGF, translated from the exons ATGCGGGACGTGACGTACTACGTACGCGCGGCGCGGAGGCAGCTGCTGTCCTGGCCACCGCGCGCACCCGACGCGGCCAAGGGGGTTCGTTCGTCGTCCGCGAGAGGCCACAGCCCACGCACGTACGCGTGTGGAAGCGTCTCCCTGCCCATACAGGCGCGGCCGACTGAGGCTAACCCGTCTGTGGCTGTGACGACCGCGGCGAGATATAGCAAGGATAAGGGGACACGCACTTCCATCCCATTCTACCATCTCATTCCGCATTTCGATTTCGCCACACGACGCCGGCCACAGCTCCCCGCCAACCTCCCCGGTGAACCaagcgctctctctctctccgtcgatcGTATGGTGCCCATGGTCACCGAGGCGTGGACGCTCGCCGGGTGCGGCGGGGCCGCGTCCAAGCCCTTGCCGGCGCAGGAGGTCCCCACGCTGCTGCATCCTACTGCCAAGAAACCCACGTCGTTCAGAGCGGTGGCCGTCGCGAGTAGCACAAGCCAGGACGGTCCCGGCCGGCGCGACGCCGCCGTCGTCGGTAGGCGCGGCGGCATCGCGTCGTGCCTGCTGGCCGCGCTCGCGctggccggctcctcctcctctggcggCGCCGCGCGGGCCGCCATCCTGgaggctgacgacgacctggagctgCTGGAGCGCGTCAAGGAGGACAAGAAGAAACGGCTCCAGAAGCAAGGGATCATCAACTCCTCCGCCGCCGAGACAG GGTACTTGCAGGACCTGGTGTACAAGCTGAGCAAGGTGGGGCAGGCCATTGACAAGgacgacctcgccgccgccggcgacgtccTCGGCCCCGCCTCCGACGCGCCGTGGGTGCAGAACGTCAATGCAGCTTTCTCCAAG TTCAGCTCAAGCAGTGAGGAGAAGAGCGCGGTCGACACCTTCAACTCTTCGCTGTCCTCCTTATTCACATCAG TGAGCAAGAGCGACATCAACTCGTCCAAGTCGGCGTTCGTGTCGTCGGCCACGGCGCTGGAGAAATGGGTGGAGCTGGCCGGGCTCACCGGCAAGCTCAAAGGCTTCTGA